Proteins encoded together in one Variovorax paradoxus EPS window:
- the sucD gene encoding succinate--CoA ligase subunit alpha, with amino-acid sequence MSILINKHTRVITQGITGKTGQFHTAMCRDYGNGQKCFVAGVNPNKAGKSFDGIPVFGTVKDAKAETGATVSVIYVPPPFAAAAIDEAVDAELDLVICITEGIPVRDMIRTRHRMEGSRTLLLGPNCPGLITPDEIKIGIMPGHIHQRGRIGVVSRSGTLTYEAASQLARFGIGQSTVVGIGGDPVGGLKHIDVLKMFNDDPRTDAVIMVGEIGGNEEEICARWIKDHMRKPVVGFIAGATAPPGKRMGHAGAIVSGGRGTAQEKLAVMKECGIHVTSNPAEMGKLLASLVIPDYLPFD; translated from the coding sequence ATGTCGATCCTCATCAACAAGCACACCCGCGTCATCACGCAGGGCATCACCGGCAAGACCGGCCAGTTCCACACGGCGATGTGCCGCGACTACGGCAACGGCCAGAAGTGCTTTGTCGCGGGCGTGAACCCGAACAAGGCGGGCAAGTCCTTCGACGGCATTCCGGTCTTCGGCACGGTGAAGGACGCGAAGGCCGAGACCGGCGCCACCGTCTCGGTGATCTACGTGCCGCCGCCGTTCGCCGCGGCCGCGATCGACGAGGCGGTCGATGCCGAGCTCGACCTCGTCATCTGCATCACCGAAGGCATTCCGGTGCGCGACATGATCCGCACGCGCCACCGCATGGAGGGCAGCAGGACGCTGCTGCTCGGGCCGAACTGCCCGGGGCTCATCACACCCGACGAAATCAAGATCGGGATCATGCCGGGGCACATCCACCAGCGCGGGCGCATCGGCGTGGTGTCGCGCTCGGGGACGCTGACGTATGAAGCGGCGAGCCAGTTGGCGCGCTTCGGCATCGGGCAATCGACGGTGGTGGGCATCGGCGGCGACCCGGTCGGCGGACTCAAGCACATCGACGTGCTCAAGATGTTCAACGACGACCCGCGCACCGACGCCGTGATCATGGTCGGCGAGATCGGCGGCAACGAAGAAGAGATCTGCGCGCGCTGGATCAAGGACCACATGCGCAAGCCCGTGGTCGGCTTCATCGCCGGCGCCACCGCGCCGCCCGGCAAACGCATGGGCCACGCGGGCGCCATCGTCTCGGGCGGGCGCGGCACCGCGCAGGAAAAGCTCGCGGTGATGAAGGAATGCGGCATCCATGTGACGAGCAATCCGGCGGAGATGGGGAAGCTGCTGGCATCGCTCGTCATCCCTGACTACCTCCCGTTCGACTGA
- the sucC gene encoding ADP-forming succinate--CoA ligase subunit beta: MNIHEYQGKDVLRKYGVTTPRGFACASADEAADAATRLGGRAWVVKAQIHAGGRGKGGGVKLAWSVDEVRRHASQMLGMTLKTHQTGPEGRVVKRLLVEEGIEIDKEMYLALVVDRESGRVALMASSEGGMDIEEVAARTPGKIHKVLIDPATGLKGSEADIVARSIGLSGKSVMQARTLMQNLYQAFDASDASLAEINPLVVTRDGRVIALDAKFNFDSNALFRQPEIVAMRDFDEEDPAELEASRFDLSYIALDGDIGCLVNGAGLAMATMDVIKLYGGSPANFLDVGGGATAEKVTQAFKLMLRNPNLRAILVNIFGGIMKCDVIARGVIAAAREVELSVPLVVRMKGTNESLGRTILAQSGLPIITADDMADAAREAVAAARRRSH; this comes from the coding sequence ATGAATATCCACGAATACCAGGGCAAGGACGTATTGCGCAAATACGGCGTCACTACGCCCCGCGGATTCGCCTGCGCCTCGGCCGACGAAGCCGCCGACGCCGCCACCCGCCTGGGCGGCCGCGCCTGGGTGGTGAAGGCGCAGATCCACGCGGGTGGCCGCGGCAAGGGCGGCGGCGTGAAGCTCGCGTGGTCGGTCGACGAAGTGCGCCGGCACGCGAGCCAGATGCTCGGCATGACGCTCAAGACCCACCAGACCGGCCCCGAAGGCCGCGTGGTGAAGCGTCTCCTGGTGGAAGAAGGCATCGAGATCGACAAGGAGATGTACCTCGCCCTGGTGGTCGATCGCGAATCGGGCCGCGTGGCGCTGATGGCGTCGAGCGAAGGCGGCATGGACATCGAGGAGGTGGCAGCGCGCACGCCCGGCAAGATCCACAAGGTGCTCATCGATCCGGCCACGGGCCTGAAGGGCAGCGAGGCCGACATCGTGGCGCGCAGCATCGGCCTCTCGGGCAAGTCGGTGATGCAGGCGCGCACGCTGATGCAAAACCTGTATCAGGCGTTCGATGCGAGCGATGCGTCGCTCGCCGAGATCAACCCGCTGGTCGTGACGCGCGACGGCCGCGTGATCGCGCTCGATGCCAAGTTCAACTTCGATTCGAACGCACTCTTTCGCCAACCCGAGATCGTGGCGATGCGCGACTTCGATGAAGAAGACCCGGCCGAGCTCGAGGCCTCGCGCTTCGATCTCTCGTACATCGCGCTCGATGGCGACATCGGCTGCCTCGTCAACGGCGCGGGCCTGGCGATGGCGACGATGGACGTGATCAAGCTCTACGGCGGCTCGCCCGCCAACTTTCTCGACGTGGGCGGCGGCGCGACGGCCGAGAAAGTGACGCAGGCCTTCAAGCTGATGCTGCGCAACCCGAACCTGCGCGCGATTCTGGTCAACATCTTCGGCGGGATCATGAAGTGCGACGTGATCGCGCGGGGCGTGATCGCGGCGGCGCGCGAGGTCGAACTCTCGGTGCCGCTCGTGGTGCGCATGAAGGGCACCAACGAGAGCCTGGGCCGCACGATCCTCGCCCAATCGGGCCTGCCGATCATCACGGCCGACGACATGGCGGATGCGGCCCGAGAGGCCGTGGCCGCGGCGCGGCGGAGGAGCCACTGA
- the frc gene encoding formyl-CoA transferase — protein sequence MSKALEGVRILDFTHVQSGPTCTQLLAWFGADVIKVERAGEGDATRAQLRDIPGVDSLYFTMLNHNKRSITLDTKNPKGKQVLDTLIKTCDVLVENFAPGALDRMGITWAHIQKLNPRMIVASVKGFGPGKYEHCKVYENVAQCAGGAASTTGFEDGPPVVTGAQIGDSGTGLHLALGIVAALYQRNNTGRGQQVLAPMQDAVLNLCRVKMRDQQRLERTGTMHEYPQYPDGKFGDAVPRAGNASGGGQPGSILKCKGWETDPNAYIYFITQGAVWPAVCKVIGEESWITDEAYATPAARLLHLKPIFARIEQWTMTKTKFEAMDILNEFDIPCGPILSMKEIAADESLRETGTIVEVDHPTRGKYLTVGNPIKMSDSRTEVTRAPLLGEHTEDVLRQLGYGVDEIAMLRTERVI from the coding sequence ATGAGCAAGGCACTCGAAGGCGTTCGCATCCTCGACTTCACGCATGTGCAGTCGGGCCCCACCTGCACCCAGCTTCTGGCCTGGTTCGGCGCCGACGTGATCAAGGTCGAGCGCGCCGGCGAAGGCGACGCGACGCGCGCCCAGCTGCGCGACATTCCCGGTGTGGACAGCCTCTACTTCACGATGCTGAACCACAACAAGCGCTCGATCACGCTGGACACCAAGAACCCCAAGGGCAAGCAGGTCCTGGACACGCTGATCAAGACCTGCGACGTGCTGGTGGAGAACTTCGCGCCCGGCGCGCTCGACCGCATGGGCATCACCTGGGCGCACATCCAGAAGCTCAACCCGCGGATGATCGTCGCGTCGGTCAAGGGCTTCGGCCCGGGCAAGTACGAGCACTGCAAGGTCTACGAGAACGTCGCGCAATGCGCCGGCGGCGCCGCATCGACCACCGGCTTCGAAGACGGCCCGCCCGTCGTCACCGGCGCGCAGATCGGCGACAGCGGCACCGGGCTGCACCTGGCGCTGGGCATCGTCGCCGCGCTCTACCAGCGCAACAACACCGGGCGCGGCCAGCAGGTGCTCGCGCCGATGCAGGACGCCGTGCTCAACCTCTGCCGCGTGAAGATGCGCGACCAGCAGCGCCTGGAGCGCACCGGCACCATGCACGAGTACCCGCAGTACCCCGACGGCAAGTTCGGCGACGCGGTGCCGCGCGCGGGCAATGCGTCGGGCGGCGGGCAGCCGGGCTCCATCCTGAAGTGCAAGGGCTGGGAGACCGACCCGAATGCGTACATCTACTTCATCACGCAGGGCGCGGTGTGGCCCGCGGTGTGCAAGGTGATCGGCGAGGAGAGCTGGATCACCGACGAGGCCTACGCCACGCCGGCCGCGCGCCTCTTGCACCTGAAGCCCATCTTCGCGCGCATCGAGCAATGGACCATGACCAAGACCAAGTTCGAGGCCATGGACATCCTCAACGAGTTCGACATTCCCTGCGGCCCGATTCTTTCGATGAAGGAAATCGCCGCCGACGAATCGCTGCGCGAGACCGGGACCATCGTCGAGGTGGACCACCCGACGCGCGGCAAGTACCTGACCGTGGGCAACCCCATCAAGATGTCCGACAGCCGGACCGAGGTGACACGGGCGCCCTTGCTGGGCGAGCACACCGAGGACGTGCTCCGGCAATTGGGCTATGGCGTGGACGAAATTGCCATGCTGCGCACCGAGCGCGTGATTTGA
- a CDS encoding PAS domain-containing protein: protein MTSSTIDFEQLVAGAGDAIMVCDAKGAITLWNKAAERIFGFTEAEALGQSLDIIIPMRQRQRHWDGYNKTMETAVTKYGADVLRVPALHKDGHTLSIAFTVSMLFAPDQKVSGIVAIVRDETARFAEERKLRARLVEVEAATNK, encoded by the coding sequence TTGACCTCATCGACCATCGATTTCGAGCAACTTGTCGCCGGGGCCGGCGACGCGATCATGGTCTGCGATGCCAAGGGTGCGATCACGCTGTGGAACAAGGCTGCCGAGCGCATCTTCGGCTTTACCGAAGCCGAAGCGCTCGGGCAGTCGCTGGACATCATCATCCCCATGCGACAACGCCAGAGGCATTGGGATGGCTACAACAAGACGATGGAAACGGCGGTCACCAAATACGGTGCCGACGTGCTGCGCGTGCCCGCCCTTCACAAGGACGGCCACACCCTTTCCATCGCCTTCACGGTCTCCATGCTGTTCGCCCCCGATCAAAAGGTTTCGGGCATCGTCGCCATCGTGCGCGACGAAACCGCCCGCTTCGCCGAGGAGCGCAAATTGCGCGCCCGTCTGGTAGAAGTCGAAGCCGCGACGAACAAATAA
- the frc gene encoding formyl-CoA transferase: MSDNKPLNGIKIIDFTHVQAGPACTQMLAWFGADVIKVERPGAGDVTRSQLRDIPDVDALYFTMLNSNKRSLTLDTKQPEGKLVLEKLIKESDVLVENFGPGALDRMGFTWERIQELNPKMIVASVKGFSDGHHYEDLKVYENVAQCAGGAASTTGFWDGPPTVSAAALGDSNTGMHLAIGILTAIIGREQTGKGQRVACSMQDAVLNLCRVKMRDQQRLDRLGYLEEYPQYPHGTFSDVVPRGGNAGGGGQPGWVLKCKGWETDPNAYIYFTVQGHAWAPICDAIGKPEWKTDPDYMTAKARQPHITDIFATIEAWLAEKTKFEAVDILRKFDIPCAPVLTMKELLNDESLRASGSIVEVPHKERGSYFTVGSPIKFSDLKPEITGSPLLGEHTEEVLAELGYSKAQIDNLREAKAV, encoded by the coding sequence ATGAGCGACAACAAACCCCTCAACGGCATCAAGATCATCGACTTCACGCACGTGCAAGCCGGTCCCGCCTGCACGCAGATGCTGGCCTGGTTCGGCGCCGACGTCATCAAGGTCGAGCGCCCCGGCGCCGGCGACGTCACACGCTCGCAGCTGCGCGACATTCCCGATGTGGACGCGCTCTACTTCACCATGCTCAACAGCAACAAGCGCTCGCTCACGCTGGACACCAAGCAGCCCGAAGGCAAGCTGGTGCTCGAGAAGCTCATCAAGGAATCGGATGTGCTGGTCGAGAACTTCGGCCCCGGCGCGCTCGACCGCATGGGCTTCACCTGGGAACGCATCCAGGAACTGAACCCGAAGATGATCGTCGCCTCGGTCAAGGGCTTCAGCGACGGCCATCACTACGAAGACCTGAAGGTGTATGAGAACGTCGCGCAGTGCGCCGGCGGCGCCGCATCGACCACCGGCTTCTGGGACGGCCCGCCCACCGTGAGCGCCGCGGCGCTCGGCGACAGCAACACCGGCATGCACCTGGCCATCGGCATCCTCACGGCCATCATCGGCCGCGAGCAGACCGGCAAGGGCCAGCGCGTGGCCTGCTCGATGCAGGACGCGGTGCTCAACCTCTGCCGCGTGAAGATGCGCGACCAGCAGCGCCTCGATCGCCTCGGCTACCTCGAGGAATATCCGCAGTACCCGCACGGCACGTTCAGCGACGTGGTGCCGCGCGGCGGCAATGCCGGCGGCGGCGGCCAGCCGGGCTGGGTGCTCAAGTGCAAGGGCTGGGAGACCGACCCGAACGCCTACATCTACTTCACCGTGCAGGGCCACGCCTGGGCGCCGATCTGCGACGCCATCGGCAAGCCCGAATGGAAGACCGACCCCGACTACATGACCGCCAAGGCGCGCCAGCCGCACATCACCGACATCTTCGCGACCATCGAAGCCTGGCTGGCCGAGAAGACCAAGTTCGAGGCGGTCGACATCCTGCGCAAGTTCGACATTCCGTGCGCGCCGGTGCTGACGATGAAGGAACTCTTGAACGACGAATCGCTGCGCGCCAGCGGCTCGATCGTGGAAGTGCCGCACAAGGAGCGCGGCAGCTACTTCACCGTGGGCAGCCCGATCAAGTTCTCGGACCTCAAGCCCGAGATCACCGGTTCGCCGCTGCTGGGCGAGCACACCGAAGAAGTGCTGGCCGAGCTGGGCTACTCCAAGGCCCAGATCGACAACCTTCGCGAAGCCAAGGCCGTCTGA